The Tenacibaculum jejuense genome includes a window with the following:
- a CDS encoding MarC family protein codes for MAELITTFLFLFAVIDPIGSVPVYLEATRDFDDESKRKIAIRASCIAFLILLFFIVVGQIIFEGMEVTLDAFQISGGVILFLFALTMIFGDGKPEKEKQRITDYKHVTIFPIAIPSIASPGAITAVVILTDNHSYTFNEQIITTVFVFSVIVLTAFILLAANKVQKIIGNYGITVISKIMGLILASYAVQNIMTGIKSFFTM; via the coding sequence ATGGCAGAATTAATTACTACATTTTTATTCTTATTTGCTGTTATAGATCCTATAGGTTCTGTTCCGGTTTACTTAGAAGCAACTAGAGATTTTGACGATGAAAGCAAACGAAAAATAGCTATTAGAGCTTCTTGTATTGCATTTCTAATCCTTTTATTCTTTATCGTAGTTGGACAAATTATTTTTGAAGGAATGGAAGTAACTTTAGATGCTTTTCAAATTTCTGGTGGTGTAATTCTATTTTTATTTGCACTTACAATGATTTTTGGGGATGGGAAACCTGAAAAAGAAAAACAAAGAATTACTGACTATAAACATGTAACTATATTTCCTATAGCTATTCCATCTATTGCATCTCCTGGAGCAATTACCGCTGTAGTTATACTTACAGATAACCATAGCTATACATTTAATGAACAAATAATAACTACTGTTTTTGTTTTTAGCGTAATAGTTTTAACTGCTTTTATATTATTAGCAGCTAATAAAGTTCAAAAAATTATTGGTAATTACGGTATTACAGTAATTAGTAAAATTATGGGGTTAATCCTTGCGTCTTATGCTGTTCAGAATATAATGACTGGTATTAAGAGTTTCTTTACTATGTAG
- a CDS encoding helix-turn-helix domain-containing protein: protein MSKLLAYRKKFNLTQEELAEKSGISVRTIQRIEAGAPLKGHTLNAISKALNIDIESLNGQKNEESINIKLIKLINLSSLPFVAIPLVNILIPFAIVYYKKEYNRLTKEIISLQIFWTIISTILILLSPFANRLFSSEIRLTLPVMILLILINITIILVNTVGLDKHQKNYIRLKFSFL from the coding sequence ATGTCTAAACTTTTAGCTTACAGAAAAAAATTTAATCTTACACAAGAAGAACTAGCTGAAAAATCTGGAATATCTGTTAGAACTATTCAAAGAATAGAAGCTGGTGCTCCTTTAAAAGGTCATACTTTAAATGCTATCTCAAAAGCTTTAAACATAGACATAGAAAGCTTAAATGGTCAAAAAAATGAAGAAAGTATAAATATCAAACTTATTAAATTAATTAATTTATCTTCTTTACCTTTTGTTGCTATTCCTCTAGTAAATATTCTTATTCCATTTGCCATTGTTTATTATAAAAAAGAATATAATCGTTTAACAAAAGAGATTATCTCACTTCAGATATTTTGGACAATTATTTCTACTATTTTAATTCTATTAAGTCCATTTGCTAACCGACTTTTCTCTTCAGAAATCAGATTAACGTTACCAGTAATGATTCTTTTAATCTTAATAAATATTACAATAATACTGGTAAATACAGTTGGATTAGACAAACATCAAAAAAACTATATAAGACTAAAATTCAGCTTCTTATAA